The Trichocoleus desertorum ATA4-8-CV12 genome contains a region encoding:
- a CDS encoding photosystem I protein PsaX, with amino-acid sequence MKSSVKTKAVVDESKPPYPYRTIVSLVLLAGNFLVAAIYFRAINP; translated from the coding sequence ATGAAATCATCTGTTAAAACCAAAGCAGTTGTGGATGAGTCTAAGCCCCCTTATCCATACCGCACTATTGTTAGCTTGGTTCTCTTAGCTGGCAATTTCTTGGTTGCAGCTATTTACTTCCGTGCGATCAACCCTTAG